The nucleotide sequence AGCTGCTCGACGAGGCCACCATGCGGTGGTTCACCCGCAGCCGACGGACGCTGGCCAGCGACGAAGTCCGGGCCATCACCAGTAACAGCGTCGCCATCCATGTCTTCGTCAAGCGCGACGATGCCGAGGGCACCGACTTCGTCTACCTCGGCAGGGCGCGGTCGCAGTCTCCCGAGCAGGAGCAGATGCCCGACGGCAACGGCGGAGCAGTGTCGGTCGTGACGATGCAGCTGAGGCTTGAGCGTCCCGTCCCCCGGTCGCTGTTCGACTATCTGACGGTGGGGGCTGTCGCCACGCCGGAACCTCTGCCGACGTCAGATATCGCCTGGCCCGAACAAGGCCCGGTGCCAGGGGCGGATGTCGTCCATGGGGACGAACAGGAACTGCTGCTGCCGTTCGATCTGGCGGCGGAGCTCAAAGATTGACGGTGTCCCGGAGCGCCCAACGCCACCGTGAACTGCACACGCCACCCTTGTCGACACATGCCACCGCCATGGCGGTGGCATGTGTCGACAAGGGAAGCGTCCGTCGAGAAGGGTGGCGTCGGTCAGTAAGGGTGGCGTCTGCGTGTGTGGGGTGCCGGTCGGGGCGGTGGCCCGGATAACGACGAACGGGGCCCGGCGTGGTTGCCGGACCCCGTTCGCGGGACTCAGATCACTTGTCGAGCAGACCCTCGAAGAGGACGGTGGACAGGTAGCGCTCGCCGAAGTCGGCGGTGATGGCCACGATGGTCTTGCCGGCGTTCTCGGGGCGGGCGGCGATCTCGGCCGCGGCGGAGAGGGCGGCGCCCGACGAGATGCCCACCAGCAGGCCCTCCTCGGTGGCGGCCTTGCGGGCGAACTCGACGGCCTGGTCGATGTTGCGGGGGAGGACCTCGTCGATCACGGAGCGGTCGAGGATCTCGGGGATGAAGTTGGCGCCGATGCCCTGGATCTTGTGCGGGCCGGGCTGGCCGCCGGACAGGATCGGCGACTCGGCGGGCTCGACGGCGACGATCTGGACCTCGGGCTTGCGCTCCTTGAGGACCTGGCCGACGCCGGAGATGGTGCCGCCGGTGCCGACGCCCGCGACGAGGATGTCGATCGTGCCATCGGTGTCGTTCCAGATCTCCTCGGCGGTGGTCCTGCGGTGGATCTCCACGTTGGCCTGGTTGGCGAACTGGCGGGCCAGCACGCCGCCGCGCTCCTTGGCGATCTCCTCGGCCTTCTCGACCGCGCCACGCATGCCGCCGGGGCCGGGGGTGAGCACGAGCTCGGCGCCGAACGCGCGCAGCAGCGCGCGACGCTCCAGAGACATGGTCTCGGGCATCGTCAGGACGACGTTGTAGCCACGCGCGGCGCCGACCATGGCGAGCGCGATGCCGGTGTTGCCGGAGGTGCCCTCGACGATGGTGCCGCCCGGCTTCAGCTCGCCGGAGGCCTCTGCGGCATCGACGATGGCGACGCCGAGGCGGTCCTTCACGGAGTTGGCGGGGTTGTAGAACTCCAGCTTGGCGGCGACGGTCGCGTTGTCGCCGGCGATGCGGTTCAGCTTGACAAGGGGGGTGCGGCCGATCAGCGCCGTCACATCCGGGTAAATGCTCATGTCAGCGCCAACCCGCCTGACAGGGCCGTTTATTCCCGACGCAGCGGAGATTTTCCGGAGAGGCCCAGGCCAGGGCCCCGGACGTGCCACGGGTGCGTCGAAGCTCTAGACTCGGCCGCATGACTGCACACGAGAAGGTTCTCGTCGTCGACTTCGGTGCCCAGTACGCACAGCTCATCGCCCGCCGCGTCAGGGAGGCCTCGGTCTACTCCGAGATCGTGAGCTCGAAGCTCTCAGCCGACGAGATCCTCGCCCTCAGACCCTCCGCGATCATCCTCTCGGGTGGACCAGCCTCCGTCTACGCGGACGGCGCACCCTCGATGGACACGGCGATCTTCGAGGCCGGCGTCCCGGTGCTCGGCATCTGCTACGGATTCCAGGTCATGGCCCAGGGGCTCGGCGGCACCGTCGCGAGGACCGGCCAGCGCGAGTACGGCCGCACGTCGCTGTCGATCAACGACTCCGGCTGCCTGCTCGCGAGCATGCCCAACACCCTGAACGTGTGGATGAGCCACGGCGACTCGGTCTCCAAGGCCCCGAAGGGGTTCAAGGTGCTGGCCCGCACGGCCGGCGCGCCCGTCGCCGCGTTCGAGGACCTCGGCCGCAAGCTCGCGGGCGTGCAGTGGCACCCCGAGGTCCTGCACTCGCAGTGGGGGCAGCAGGTGCTCGAGCACTTCCTGTTCAACATTGCGGAGCTGACGCCCGACTGGACTCCCGAGAACATGGTCACCGAGGCCATCGACTCCATCCGCGCCCAGGTGGGCGACCGCCGCGTGCTGTGCGCGCTGTCAGGCGGCGTGGACTCCGCAGTCGCCGCCGCGCTCGTGCAGCGCGCCATCGGCCCGCAGCTCACCTGCGTCTTCGTCGACCACGGCCTCCTGCGTCAGGGGGAGGCCGAGCAGGTCAAGACCGACTTCGTGGCCGTCACCGGCGTCGACCTGGTCGTCGCCGACGAGAAGGACCGCTTCCTCGGCGCCCTGGCCGGCGTGTCCGACCCGGAGACCAAGCGCAAGATCATCGGAGCTCAGTTCATCCGCACCTTCGAGTCCCAGGCCCGCGAGATCGCCGGCGACAAGGGCATCGACTTCCTCGTCCAGGGCACGCTGTACCCCGACGTCGTCGAGTCCGGCGGCGGGGAGGGCGCGGCGAACATCAAGAGCCACCACAACGTCGGCGGCCTGCCCGAGGACCTGCAGTTCACGCTCATCGAGCCGCTGCGCCAGATGTTCAAGGACGAGGTCCGCGCCGTCGGCCTCCAGCTCGGCCTGCCCGAGGAGATGGTCTGGCGCCACCCGTTCCCCGGCCCGGGCCTCGCGATCCGCATCATCGGTGAGGTCACCGAGGACCGGCTCGACACGCTGCGCCAGGCTGACGCCATCGCCCGCCACGAGCTCGCCGCGGCCAAGCTGGAGCGCGACATCTGGCAGTTCCCCGTCGTGCTGCTCGCCGACGTCCGCTCTGTGGGTGTCCAGGGCGACGGCCGCACCTACGGCCACCCGATCGTGCTGCGCCCCGTCACCTCCGACGATGCCATGACCGCCGACTGGGCCCGCCTGCCCTACGAGGTCCTGGAGAAGATCTCCAACCGCATCACCAACGAGGTGGCGGAGGTCAACCGCGTGACCCTCGACATCACCAGCAAGCCCCCGGGCACCATCGAGTGGGAGTGATCCCACCCGGACGACCGACGGCCCCGCAGCTCGACGAAGCTGCGGGGCCGTCCGCGTCAATGGGCTCAGATGCCGACGTCGGTGTTCTTCCGGTCGGCGGCCCAGCGCTTCGCCTTCTCGATGCCGTCCTGCGCGATCGTCCCGCTCTGGCCCTCCTTCGGCAGGATGACCCACAGCAGGGCGTAGACGACCAGGGCGGTGCCGGCGCTGAACACGGTCAGCACGACGAAGGCGACGCGGATCCAGGTGGGGTCGAGGTTGGCGGCCTTGGCGATGCCTCCGGCCACGCCCGCGACGATGGCGTTGTTGCTACGGGACAGACTCATGACATTTCCTTACTTGTTGCGGTTCCGGGTGGTGCCGCGGTGGATCAGCAGACCGATTCCCCCCGCGGCGGCGAGGATGACGGCCAGGATGGGCTGGATGGCGGCCGAGCTCAGCTGCCCGGCGAGGACGAGCACGACGCCGAAGCCGATGGCGGCCAGGCCGAGCGCGATGGCGCCCGCGTCGATTCCGGGTCGGTTCATTCGCCCCTCACCACCTTGACATCCGAGGCGGTGGCGTCGATGACCAGCCGGTCGAGCACTGTCACGCCGGTGTCCGTCTCGACGTCGGGGTCCGCGGCAAGAGAACTGAGCGTCAGGTCCGAAGAGAGCTCGCCGACCGGCCCGGGGACGGCCACGGTGATGTCCGCGGCCACCGCGCGGATGACGACCTCGTCGACGCCGGTCAGGTCCGCCTCGCCCAGGTCGATGGTCTCGTCGGTCGCGGTGGCGCTGATCTCCAGGACCCCGGGGTCGGGTGCCGGGCCAGCGCCGGACTGGCTGGCGAGCCAGCCGCAGCTGAGGACGGCGACGGCAAGCGCCGCGAGCACCAGCCGCGGAACCC is from Tessaracoccus palaemonis and encodes:
- the cysK gene encoding cysteine synthase A, translated to MSIYPDVTALIGRTPLVKLNRIAGDNATVAAKLEFYNPANSVKDRLGVAIVDAAEASGELKPGGTIVEGTSGNTGIALAMVGAARGYNVVLTMPETMSLERRALLRAFGAELVLTPGPGGMRGAVEKAEEIAKERGGVLARQFANQANVEIHRRTTAEEIWNDTDGTIDILVAGVGTGGTISGVGQVLKERKPEVQIVAVEPAESPILSGGQPGPHKIQGIGANFIPEILDRSVIDEVLPRNIDQAVEFARKAATEEGLLVGISSGAALSAAAEIAARPENAGKTIVAITADFGERYLSTVLFEGLLDK
- the guaA gene encoding glutamine-hydrolyzing GMP synthase — its product is MTAHEKVLVVDFGAQYAQLIARRVREASVYSEIVSSKLSADEILALRPSAIILSGGPASVYADGAPSMDTAIFEAGVPVLGICYGFQVMAQGLGGTVARTGQREYGRTSLSINDSGCLLASMPNTLNVWMSHGDSVSKAPKGFKVLARTAGAPVAAFEDLGRKLAGVQWHPEVLHSQWGQQVLEHFLFNIAELTPDWTPENMVTEAIDSIRAQVGDRRVLCALSGGVDSAVAAALVQRAIGPQLTCVFVDHGLLRQGEAEQVKTDFVAVTGVDLVVADEKDRFLGALAGVSDPETKRKIIGAQFIRTFESQAREIAGDKGIDFLVQGTLYPDVVESGGGEGAANIKSHHNVGGLPEDLQFTLIEPLRQMFKDEVRAVGLQLGLPEEMVWRHPFPGPGLAIRIIGEVTEDRLDTLRQADAIARHELAAAKLERDIWQFPVVLLADVRSVGVQGDGRTYGHPIVLRPVTSDDAMTADWARLPYEVLEKISNRITNEVAEVNRVTLDITSKPPGTIEWE
- a CDS encoding PspC domain-containing protein; the protein is MSLSRSNNAIVAGVAGGIAKAANLDPTWIRVAFVVLTVFSAGTALVVYALLWVILPKEGQSGTIAQDGIEKAKRWAADRKNTDVGI